The stretch of DNA ATCTAAATTTCTCAATGCGTTTTTTAGAAGAAAGCGGTCAAGAATTGGTATTTATGGTCCTCCCAATGCTGGTAAGACCACACTTGCCAATAGGATCGTGAGGGACTGGACCGGCGACGCCGTCGGCCCGGTCTCCGAGATTCCGCATGAGACGCGGCGGGCCCGAAGGAAGGAAGACATCACGATCACGGGCACGAACGGCAATTCGGTGATCATCGATATCGTCGATACCCCCGGCGTGACGACGAAGATCGATTACAACGAGTTCCTCGAGTACGGCCTTGAGAAGGAGGAGGCGATCAAGCGGGCCAGGGAGGCGACTGAGGGTGTCGCCGAGGCGATGCACTGGCTCCGCGATGATATCGACGGCGTCATCTACATGCTCGACTCCACCCAGGACCCCTTCATGCAGGTCAATATTATGATGATCGGGATCATCGAGAGCCGGAAACTCCCGGTGATCATTGTTGCCAACAAGATTGACC from Methanofollis liminatans DSM 4140 encodes:
- a CDS encoding Era-like GTP-binding protein, encoding MNFLVRARQRVSKFLNAFFRRKRSRIGIYGPPNAGKTTLANRIVRDWTGDAVGPVSEIPHETRRARRKEDITITGTNGNSVIIDIVDTPGVTTKIDYNEFLEYGLEKEEAIKRAREATEGVAEAMHWLRDDIDGVIYMLDSTQDPFMQVNIMMIGIIESRKLPVIIVANKIDLPDATPQRIRSAFPQHPVIPISGMEGSNVEQLYEKMTEMFG